The proteins below are encoded in one region of Micromonospora pisi:
- a CDS encoding aldo/keto reductase yields the protein MRARALARRPAVRLTELGFGASQGGNLYRATTDDEFATAVDTAWDAGVRYYDTAPHYGLGLSERRLGAALRHRPRDEYVVSTKVGRLLVPSPRTAHLRDPAGFDVPATHRRVWDFSRDGVRRSIEASLDRTGLDRIDIVYLHDPDDHWEQAAREAVPALVELRDQGVVGAIGAGMNQTAMLARFVRQTDIDVVMCAGRYTLLEQGAAGDLLPAAESREVGVVIAGVYNSGLLSRDRPPADAFYDYQQAPGDLIDRARRIASVCETYGVTLPQAALAFVRRHPAVVSTVVGVRNGSQAAEAVRRSGVAVADELWDELAAAGLLAAPPPRDVPV from the coding sequence GTGAGGGCGCGGGCACTGGCGCGGCGCCCGGCGGTACGCCTCACCGAGTTGGGCTTCGGCGCGTCGCAGGGCGGCAACCTGTACCGGGCGACCACGGACGACGAGTTCGCCACGGCGGTCGACACCGCGTGGGACGCGGGCGTCCGGTACTACGACACTGCGCCGCACTACGGCCTCGGGCTGTCCGAGCGACGGCTCGGTGCCGCGCTGCGGCACAGACCGCGCGACGAGTACGTGGTGTCGACGAAGGTGGGGCGACTCCTGGTGCCGTCGCCCCGAACCGCGCACCTGCGGGACCCTGCCGGGTTCGATGTTCCCGCGACCCACCGGCGGGTGTGGGACTTCAGCCGCGACGGCGTCCGTCGGTCGATCGAGGCCAGCCTCGACCGCACGGGCCTGGACCGGATCGACATCGTCTACCTCCATGATCCGGACGACCACTGGGAACAGGCCGCGCGCGAAGCCGTGCCCGCCCTGGTCGAGCTGCGTGACCAGGGGGTCGTGGGTGCCATCGGGGCCGGCATGAACCAGACCGCGATGCTGGCTCGGTTCGTGCGGCAGACCGACATCGACGTGGTGATGTGCGCCGGGCGGTACACCCTGCTGGAACAGGGCGCGGCCGGTGACCTGCTGCCCGCTGCGGAGAGCCGCGAAGTAGGTGTGGTGATCGCGGGTGTGTACAACTCAGGGCTGCTGTCGCGGGATCGGCCACCGGCCGATGCGTTCTACGACTACCAGCAGGCCCCAGGCGATTTGATCGATCGGGCGCGACGAATCGCCTCGGTCTGCGAGACGTACGGTGTCACCCTCCCGCAGGCCGCGCTCGCCTTCGTACGCCGGCATCCGGCCGTGGTGTCGACGGTCGTCGGTGTGCGCAACGGATCTCAGGCGGCCGAGGCCGTACGACGATCGGGGGTCGCCGTCGCGGACGAACTCTGGGACGAACTGGCGGCGGCCGGGCTGCTCGCGGCGCCGCCGCCCCGGGACGTGCCCGTCTGA
- a CDS encoding amidohydrolase family protein, giving the protein MTGEHAPGRTGIVDAHHHLWVRARHPQPWIDPVTMAAIDADFEPVDLAPMARAAGVTATVVVQSIASEAETVDLLGLAADSTLVRGVVGWVDLTADDVVDRIDRLRVARGGDRLVGIRHLVQGETDPAYLDRPEVRRGIAAVGAAGLVFDLLVRQHQLAMAARLTHDLPEVSFVLDHLGKPALGRPEMADWTRDLRALAASPNTTAKLSGLVTEVARSPWTPGDLRPAVDHALDVFGPDRLMFGSDWPVCLLAASYLRWVEVLAELLGEPDAADRALIWGDTARRVYRLGEL; this is encoded by the coding sequence ATGACGGGCGAGCACGCACCCGGACGAACGGGGATCGTCGACGCACACCACCACCTCTGGGTACGGGCACGGCACCCGCAGCCGTGGATCGACCCGGTGACAATGGCAGCCATCGACGCCGACTTCGAGCCGGTCGACCTCGCCCCGATGGCCCGGGCCGCCGGGGTCACCGCGACCGTTGTGGTGCAGTCCATCGCCTCGGAGGCGGAGACGGTGGACCTACTGGGCCTCGCGGCCGACAGCACCCTCGTGCGCGGGGTCGTCGGCTGGGTGGACCTGACGGCTGACGACGTCGTCGACCGCATCGACCGCCTGCGGGTCGCACGGGGCGGGGACCGTCTCGTCGGCATCCGCCACCTCGTACAGGGCGAGACCGACCCGGCGTACCTGGACCGTCCGGAGGTCCGTCGAGGGATCGCGGCGGTGGGAGCGGCCGGCCTGGTCTTCGACCTGCTGGTCCGGCAGCACCAGCTAGCCATGGCCGCGCGTCTGACGCACGACCTGCCCGAGGTGAGCTTTGTCCTCGACCATCTGGGCAAGCCCGCGCTGGGCCGTCCGGAGATGGCGGACTGGACCCGGGACCTGCGGGCGCTCGCGGCCTCGCCCAACACCACGGCGAAGCTCTCCGGTCTGGTGACCGAGGTGGCGCGATCGCCCTGGACGCCGGGGGACCTCCGACCGGCCGTCGACCACGCGCTCGACGTGTTCGGCCCGGACCGGTTGATGTTCGGCTCGGACTGGCCGGTGTGTCTGCTCGCCGCGTCGTACCTGCGTTGGGTCGAGGTCCTGGCGGAGTTGCTGGGAGAGCCCGATGCGGCCGACCGGGCGCTGATCTGGGGGGACACGGCGCGTCGCGTCTACCGGCTGGGGGAGTTGTGA
- a CDS encoding SDR family oxidoreductase has translation MALFDLSGRTAVVTGARRGIGLAMAEALALAGADIVGVSAQLESHGSEVERRVRAAGRRFTALRADLADRAAVHRLARDLTALGPIDVLVNNGGTIARTPAADHPDEMWDHVIEVNLSSQFVLSREIGRAMVERGRGKIIFTASLLSFQGGITVPGYAASKSGVAGLTKALANEWAARGVNVNAIAPGYIATDNTQALRDDPDREQAILARIPAGRWGRADDLGGATVFLASSASDYVNGVVLPVDGGWLGR, from the coding sequence ATGGCCCTGTTCGATCTGTCCGGCCGGACGGCAGTCGTGACCGGTGCCCGGCGTGGCATAGGCCTCGCCATGGCCGAGGCCCTGGCTCTGGCCGGTGCCGACATCGTCGGCGTCTCCGCCCAGCTCGAATCACACGGGAGCGAGGTGGAACGCCGGGTGCGGGCCGCCGGCCGCCGGTTCACCGCGCTGCGGGCCGATCTCGCCGACCGGGCGGCCGTGCACCGGTTGGCCCGTGACCTCACCGCGCTCGGGCCGATTGACGTCCTGGTGAACAACGGCGGCACGATCGCTCGTACTCCAGCCGCCGACCACCCGGACGAGATGTGGGACCACGTGATCGAGGTGAACCTGAGCAGCCAGTTCGTGCTGAGCCGGGAGATCGGCAGGGCGATGGTCGAGCGCGGTCGGGGAAAGATCATTTTCACCGCGTCGTTGCTGAGTTTCCAGGGCGGCATCACCGTCCCCGGCTACGCCGCGTCGAAGTCGGGCGTGGCCGGGCTCACCAAGGCGCTGGCGAACGAGTGGGCGGCGCGCGGGGTGAACGTCAACGCCATCGCCCCCGGCTACATCGCCACCGACAACACCCAGGCGCTGCGCGACGACCCCGACCGCGAACAGGCAATCCTCGCCCGGATCCCGGCGGGTCGGTGGGGCCGCGCCGACGATCTCGGCGGGGCCACGGTGTTCCTGGCATCGTCGGCGTCGGACTACGTCAACGGAGTCGTGCTGCCCGTCGACGGTGGCTGGCTCGGCCGATGA
- a CDS encoding zinc-dependent alcohol dehydrogenase, with translation MKAVVYRGARHLGIEDREPEPPGRGQVRIAVAYTGICGTDLHIYHGDMDARVGASAIIGHEMSGRIAAVGDDTTGWSVGQAVTVMPTRSCGQCAACRHGNSHICHAMNFLGIDSPGAMQSFWNAPAELVLPLPEELPLDHAALVEPVAVAVHDVRRGNVTADDQVVVVGGGPVGVLIAAVAQGRGARVLLVEPDPFRRVVAQEIGLEVIDPGTTDVVALVNDRTDGAGADIAFEVSGSAAGVATAVDVLTTRGRLVMVAIHPQPREVNLHRFFWRELELLGARLYQRDDMVEAIRLVASGAIPARQLISRVEPVEAATAAFTALEGGGVMKVLLDMREGNR, from the coding sequence ATGAAGGCAGTTGTGTACCGGGGAGCGCGGCACCTCGGAATCGAGGATCGTGAACCGGAGCCACCGGGTCGCGGCCAGGTGCGGATCGCCGTGGCCTACACCGGGATCTGCGGCACCGACCTGCACATCTACCACGGGGACATGGACGCCCGGGTGGGCGCCTCGGCGATCATCGGGCACGAGATGTCCGGCCGGATCGCGGCCGTCGGAGACGACACCACCGGTTGGTCCGTGGGCCAGGCCGTCACCGTGATGCCAACCCGTTCGTGCGGACAATGCGCGGCCTGCCGGCACGGGAACTCCCACATCTGCCACGCGATGAACTTCCTCGGCATCGATTCGCCAGGCGCCATGCAGTCCTTCTGGAACGCCCCGGCGGAGTTGGTCCTGCCGCTTCCCGAGGAGCTGCCGCTCGACCACGCGGCGCTCGTCGAACCGGTCGCGGTCGCGGTGCACGACGTACGGCGGGGGAACGTGACCGCCGACGACCAGGTGGTCGTGGTCGGCGGCGGGCCGGTAGGGGTTCTCATCGCCGCCGTCGCGCAGGGCCGCGGGGCGCGGGTTCTCCTCGTCGAACCGGACCCGTTCCGGCGTGTGGTCGCGCAAGAAATCGGTCTCGAGGTGATCGACCCGGGAACGACCGATGTCGTGGCGTTGGTGAACGACCGCACCGACGGTGCGGGTGCCGACATCGCCTTCGAGGTCTCCGGCTCCGCCGCCGGGGTCGCCACGGCGGTCGACGTCCTGACCACCCGCGGCCGACTGGTGATGGTCGCGATCCACCCCCAGCCCCGGGAGGTCAACCTGCACCGGTTCTTCTGGCGTGAGTTGGAATTGCTCGGCGCCCGCCTGTACCAGCGTGACGACATGGTGGAGGCGATCCGGTTGGTGGCCTCCGGCGCGATCCCGGCGCGACAGCTCATCTCCCGGGTCGAACCCGTCGAGGCGGCCACCGCCGCGTTCACGGCCCTGGAGGGTGGCGGCGTGATGAAGGTGCTGCTCGACATGCGGGAGGGCAACCGGTGA
- a CDS encoding NEW3 domain-containing protein: MPPSLVPTRPTAAAAIAALLATGMLTGPLAGTAAAALAARTIVVAPTGAANADDNGPGTQGRPLATLAEAQRRARDAASGSRDVVVQMLAGTYRLTSPLRFDAADSGRDGHTVTWRAARGAKPVLSGARAVTDWQLDDTATGVYKADVGTGFDTRQLYVDGVPAQRARLRLARTDLTLNATGFTLDNPDLAYLAALPDQQRIDFQAMLSFTNRFAPVQSIVGDTVTMQQPAWDNNTYGYDTIQSPLRTPTFFLLNSKRFLDEAGEWYLDNTAGTLYYKPLPGQDITRARVELPRLETLVQVGGSYDAPARNLRFEGLTFTGTTWLHPSSPNGYANQQTGVFITGVQPDRPADGFTSCDFGCRGFEGSRNNWAQTAAAVQVSAAEGIDVVDSTFVNLGAVGLGIGNDANAHATGIGLGAHDVSVVGNTFTASAGGGIMVGGVRPDAHHPSDQRMVNRDILISNNRVYATAREYLDQDAIFASYVTRLTIEHNYISDMPYTGIGLGYGWGANDPGGSPEYLSRGLYDFQPVYDTPTTLSNVRVVGNHVRNVVQTMFDAGCIYTLSAMPGSTIDENLCENSGQLGLYFDEGSRYLSASRNVFVRTAGQWAHANNQNGNRTGDLTLIGNYATNPAITGLVQGSRGNTVRDNVTMTAANIPIGASRVIHQAGPTGTYRGAADPQRPPVGVFLAADPHSVSAGGSTTVTATIENVGDRPAIGLTTSITVPEGWRAARTGKRPKVVVAPGESTTESWQVTAPGSVPTPVAAADVAVAVGFRADRTAYALDRTLTLTALNPLTSFKGYGSVPSQFAEAGTGYAILTSGADIWQDSSGSFDEYGAIYRDDVVGQTATVTARVTAVGNTNPWAKAGVVLRNDVTGAGSSPGYAVLVVTPGNGVAFQWDADGNGYLDSFSGAAGVRAPAWVRLVRSDTGVSGYWSTDGGTWTKVGPTVNLPGIAATQDAGLIATSHAAGVTGQFSFADFSVS, encoded by the coding sequence GTGCCCCCCTCGCTCGTACCGACCCGACCAACAGCGGCGGCGGCGATCGCCGCGCTCCTGGCGACCGGAATGCTCACCGGACCGCTGGCCGGCACGGCCGCCGCCGCCCTGGCTGCCCGTACGATCGTGGTCGCCCCCACCGGGGCCGCCAACGCCGACGACAACGGCCCCGGCACCCAGGGCCGTCCACTGGCCACCCTGGCCGAAGCCCAGCGGCGAGCGCGGGACGCCGCCTCGGGGAGCCGGGACGTCGTCGTGCAGATGCTGGCCGGGACCTACCGGTTGACCTCGCCGCTTCGCTTCGACGCCGCCGACTCCGGCCGCGACGGGCACACAGTGACCTGGCGGGCCGCGCGCGGGGCGAAGCCCGTGCTCAGCGGTGCTCGGGCGGTCACCGACTGGCAACTCGACGACACTGCGACGGGTGTCTACAAGGCCGACGTCGGCACCGGATTCGACACCCGGCAGCTCTACGTCGACGGGGTTCCGGCGCAGCGTGCCCGGCTCCGGCTGGCCCGCACCGACCTCACGCTGAACGCGACCGGCTTCACCCTCGACAACCCGGATCTGGCCTACCTGGCCGCACTCCCCGACCAGCAGCGCATCGACTTCCAGGCGATGCTGTCGTTCACCAACCGCTTCGCGCCGGTGCAGAGCATCGTCGGCGACACGGTCACCATGCAGCAGCCGGCCTGGGACAACAACACCTACGGGTACGACACCATCCAGTCCCCGCTGCGGACCCCGACCTTCTTCCTGCTGAACTCGAAGCGGTTCCTGGACGAGGCCGGTGAGTGGTACCTCGACAACACCGCCGGCACGCTCTACTACAAGCCGCTGCCCGGCCAGGACATCACGCGGGCCCGGGTGGAGCTGCCCCGGCTGGAAACGCTGGTCCAGGTCGGGGGCAGCTACGACGCGCCGGCCCGCAACCTCCGCTTCGAGGGGCTGACCTTCACCGGCACCACCTGGCTGCACCCCAGCTCGCCGAACGGGTACGCGAACCAGCAGACCGGGGTATTCATCACCGGTGTCCAGCCCGACCGGCCGGCCGACGGCTTCACCTCGTGCGACTTCGGCTGCCGGGGATTCGAGGGGTCCCGGAACAACTGGGCGCAGACGGCTGCGGCGGTGCAGGTGTCGGCGGCCGAGGGCATTGACGTCGTCGACAGCACCTTCGTGAACCTCGGCGCCGTGGGGCTCGGCATCGGCAACGATGCCAATGCCCACGCCACCGGCATCGGGTTGGGCGCGCACGACGTCTCGGTGGTGGGCAACACGTTCACCGCGAGCGCCGGCGGCGGCATCATGGTCGGCGGCGTACGTCCGGACGCCCACCACCCGTCCGACCAACGAATGGTCAACCGCGACATTCTGATCAGCAACAACCGCGTCTACGCGACGGCGAGGGAGTACCTCGACCAGGACGCCATTTTCGCCAGCTACGTCACCCGGTTGACCATCGAGCACAACTACATCTCCGACATGCCGTACACCGGCATCGGGCTCGGCTACGGCTGGGGAGCCAACGACCCGGGCGGCAGCCCCGAGTACCTCAGCCGAGGGCTCTACGACTTCCAGCCCGTCTACGACACCCCGACGACGCTGAGCAACGTCCGTGTCGTCGGCAACCATGTCCGCAACGTCGTCCAGACGATGTTCGACGCCGGCTGCATCTACACCCTTTCCGCGATGCCCGGCAGCACGATCGACGAGAACCTCTGCGAGAACAGCGGGCAGCTCGGCCTGTACTTCGACGAGGGCTCCCGGTATCTCAGCGCGTCCCGCAACGTGTTCGTCCGAACCGCCGGGCAGTGGGCGCACGCCAACAACCAGAACGGCAACCGCACCGGCGACCTCACACTGATCGGGAACTACGCGACCAACCCGGCGATCACCGGGCTCGTTCAGGGAAGCCGAGGCAATACGGTCCGGGACAACGTCACCATGACCGCCGCCAACATCCCGATCGGGGCCAGTCGGGTCATCCACCAGGCGGGCCCGACCGGGACGTACCGCGGCGCCGCGGACCCGCAGCGTCCCCCGGTCGGCGTCTTTCTCGCCGCCGATCCGCACAGCGTGAGCGCAGGCGGCTCCACCACGGTCACCGCCACCATCGAGAACGTCGGCGACCGTCCGGCCATCGGCCTGACCACCTCGATCACCGTCCCCGAGGGCTGGCGGGCGGCCCGTACCGGGAAACGGCCAAAGGTGGTGGTGGCCCCGGGCGAGTCGACCACCGAGTCGTGGCAGGTCACCGCACCCGGCTCGGTTCCGACCCCGGTCGCGGCGGCGGACGTCGCGGTGGCGGTGGGGTTCCGGGCCGACCGGACCGCGTACGCCCTGGACCGGACACTGACGCTGACCGCACTCAACCCGCTCACCTCGTTCAAGGGGTACGGCTCGGTGCCGAGCCAGTTCGCCGAGGCCGGCACCGGATACGCCATCCTGACCTCCGGCGCCGACATCTGGCAGGACAGCAGCGGGTCGTTCGACGAGTACGGCGCGATCTACCGGGACGACGTGGTCGGCCAGACCGCCACCGTGACCGCGCGGGTCACCGCTGTGGGGAACACCAACCCGTGGGCCAAGGCGGGCGTCGTCCTGCGTAACGACGTCACCGGCGCCGGATCGTCACCCGGGTACGCCGTCCTTGTGGTCACGCCGGGCAACGGGGTCGCCTTCCAGTGGGACGCGGACGGCAACGGCTACCTCGACTCGTTCAGCGGGGCGGCCGGGGTCAGGGCCCCGGCCTGGGTCCGACTGGTCCGTTCCGACACCGGGGTCAGTGGCTACTGGTCCACGGACGGCGGCACCTGGACCAAGGTCGGCCCCACCGTGAACCTGCCCGGTATCGCCGCCACCCAGGACGCGGGGTTGATCGCCACCTCGCACGCCGCCGGGGTGACGGGTCAGTTCAGTTTCGCCGACTTCAGCGTGAGCTGA
- a CDS encoding mandelate racemase/muconate lactonizing enzyme family protein has translation MRITGYRTLSTVQEWGRPVGDANGVFADGVVPVSIVIVETDEGISGVGLGPHVEIERIFAAIDGEDPRAVTTLYDRMLRHTFKAGHAGPVFGTIGALDTALWDIKAQAAGEPLWRLLGGRDRRVPAYASGLDIGLTDDELVSTYEVYARHGLRAAKLKGGLDIERDRQRLCLVREVLTDAGHGPRPGLMLDVNEAWTRKQAVRHVGELERTLDLIWIEEPVRRWDAEGLAAVSRGVRASVATGENLTGLEQYRPLIAAGAVDIVQMAAVWGVTHFLRTSVLAHAHDLPVSPIGNSPVGLLHAATSVPNHLTSELQDLHPPVGLAIDLHVEDGAFVLGDSPGLGILVDEDRIRAVTRRSETEAAESPNVRPEQAGRRLLAGVDGIAPARQVPVVPLHSRNEVSSTARH, from the coding sequence ATGCGGATCACCGGATATCGGACACTCTCCACCGTCCAGGAGTGGGGGCGGCCCGTCGGCGACGCCAACGGCGTCTTCGCCGACGGGGTGGTCCCGGTGTCGATCGTCATCGTCGAGACCGACGAGGGTATCTCGGGGGTCGGCCTCGGGCCGCACGTCGAGATCGAGCGGATTTTCGCGGCCATCGACGGCGAAGATCCGCGCGCGGTGACGACCCTCTACGACCGCATGCTGCGGCACACCTTCAAGGCGGGCCACGCGGGTCCGGTATTCGGCACCATCGGCGCGCTCGACACCGCCCTCTGGGACATCAAGGCACAGGCTGCCGGAGAGCCGCTGTGGCGGCTGCTGGGCGGACGCGACCGGCGGGTTCCCGCCTACGCGTCCGGACTGGACATCGGGCTGACCGACGACGAACTCGTCTCGACCTACGAGGTCTACGCCCGGCACGGCCTGCGTGCCGCCAAGCTCAAGGGCGGCCTCGACATCGAGCGCGACCGGCAACGCCTCTGCCTGGTCAGGGAGGTCCTGACCGACGCCGGGCACGGACCTCGGCCGGGCCTGATGCTCGACGTGAACGAGGCATGGACCCGGAAACAAGCCGTCCGGCACGTCGGCGAACTCGAACGCACGCTGGACCTCATCTGGATCGAGGAGCCCGTCCGGCGCTGGGACGCAGAGGGTCTCGCCGCGGTCAGCCGAGGAGTTCGCGCGTCGGTCGCCACCGGCGAGAACCTCACCGGGCTCGAACAGTACCGTCCGCTGATCGCCGCCGGCGCGGTCGACATCGTCCAGATGGCCGCCGTCTGGGGCGTCACCCATTTCCTGCGGACATCCGTCCTGGCTCACGCCCACGACCTGCCGGTCAGCCCGATCGGCAACAGCCCCGTCGGACTGCTGCACGCCGCGACCTCGGTGCCGAACCACCTGACCAGCGAGCTGCAGGACCTGCATCCACCGGTCGGCCTCGCCATCGACCTGCACGTGGAGGACGGTGCCTTCGTCCTCGGCGACTCACCCGGACTGGGCATCCTGGTCGACGAGGACCGGATCCGGGCAGTCACCCGCCGCTCGGAGACGGAGGCGGCCGAGAGCCCCAACGTCCGGCCGGAGCAGGCCGGACGACGGCTGCTGGCCGGAGTCGACGGCATCGCCCCCGCACGGCAGGTCCCCGTTGTGCCGCTGCATTCCCGCAACGAGGTGTCGTCTACCGCCCGCCACTGA
- a CDS encoding carbohydrate ABC transporter permease, protein MSRVRPGRWVVAIPMSLLALATIYPLLFTVNVAMKTRRDYILDRFSLTDALRWENLGTAWNSVGMGRYFANSLFVVTSSVVLLLLLGSMAGFALSQLRFRGSSALFLGCLAGLFVPFQVIMVPLARLMADTALIDTYPGLVLVYVAQFLPFTVFLMTSYYRGIPPEIVDAARIDGNSVYGVYRRIMLPLGTPALLSVGILNALFCWNDVLMSLVMMPSADHRTLMVGVTSLRGQYSDDIPTFASGVLIAAIPVLVVYLFLQRQIADGVAAGSTKG, encoded by the coding sequence ATGTCTCGCGTTCGTCCGGGCCGTTGGGTGGTCGCCATCCCGATGTCGCTGCTCGCGCTGGCGACGATCTATCCCCTGCTGTTCACCGTCAACGTCGCGATGAAGACGCGGCGTGACTACATCCTCGACCGGTTCTCCCTGACCGATGCCCTGCGTTGGGAGAACCTCGGCACGGCGTGGAACAGCGTCGGCATGGGCCGCTACTTCGCCAATTCCCTGTTCGTGGTGACGTCGTCGGTGGTCCTGCTGCTGCTGCTCGGGTCGATGGCCGGCTTCGCCCTGAGCCAGCTGCGCTTCCGGGGTTCGTCGGCGCTGTTCCTGGGCTGCCTCGCGGGACTGTTCGTCCCGTTTCAGGTGATCATGGTGCCGCTCGCCCGGCTCATGGCCGACACCGCGCTCATCGACACGTACCCCGGGCTGGTTCTCGTCTACGTGGCCCAGTTCCTGCCGTTCACCGTCTTCCTGATGACGAGTTACTACCGAGGCATCCCACCGGAGATCGTCGACGCCGCCAGGATCGACGGCAACAGCGTGTACGGCGTGTACCGCCGGATCATGCTTCCCCTGGGCACCCCGGCGCTGCTGTCGGTCGGCATCCTCAACGCCCTGTTCTGCTGGAACGACGTCCTCATGTCGCTGGTGATGATGCCCTCGGCCGATCACCGGACGCTCATGGTCGGTGTGACCTCGTTGCGGGGGCAGTACTCCGACGACATCCCCACCTTCGCCTCAGGGGTGCTGATCGCCGCGATCCCCGTCCTGGTGGTCTACCTCTTCCTCCAGCGCCAAATCGCCGACGGCGTCGCCGCCGGCTCCACGAAGGGTTGA
- a CDS encoding carbohydrate ABC transporter permease has protein sequence MPIGNAQPSVRPVQAGRGGGAAAGSSAHRGGARSRRAGGGSRAERLAPYVLVAPAALIIVVLRLYPLLLGVNFSFTGDGEQNGVAVGFDNYRELFEDSLFRTALGNVGLLVLLLPVAVAIPGLLATFIYLRVPGHRFYRSVYFFPAVLSPVIVGAIFNLLLAYDGPLNAVLGSVGVAPVDWLGDPDLAMFMVVGVHIWATFGMALVVFLAGFATLDSSLLDAARVDGASLPQVLWHVIIPSLARTIQFVFVTTMIGMLTSMFGLLFVMTSGGPEGSTYLPEYYIWIQQGQMNRPALASAASTILFVIMLVVGMLQIKLLERAGRDN, from the coding sequence GTGCCGATCGGAAACGCACAGCCGTCGGTCCGCCCGGTGCAAGCCGGGCGGGGCGGCGGGGCGGCGGCGGGATCATCCGCTCACCGGGGCGGTGCCCGTTCCCGGCGCGCCGGTGGTGGCTCTCGCGCCGAGCGCCTTGCCCCCTACGTCCTGGTCGCCCCGGCCGCCCTGATCATCGTGGTGCTGCGGCTCTACCCGTTGCTTCTCGGAGTCAACTTCTCCTTCACCGGCGACGGCGAGCAGAACGGGGTGGCGGTCGGTTTCGACAACTACCGTGAGCTGTTCGAGGATTCGCTGTTCCGGACCGCGCTGGGCAACGTCGGGTTGCTGGTGCTGCTGCTCCCGGTGGCGGTGGCGATCCCCGGGCTGCTCGCGACGTTCATCTACCTCCGGGTGCCCGGCCACCGGTTCTACCGCAGCGTCTACTTCTTTCCGGCCGTGCTCTCCCCGGTCATCGTGGGCGCGATCTTCAACCTGCTGCTCGCCTACGACGGTCCTCTCAACGCCGTCCTCGGGTCGGTCGGCGTCGCTCCGGTGGACTGGCTCGGGGACCCGGACCTTGCCATGTTCATGGTGGTCGGCGTGCACATCTGGGCCACCTTCGGAATGGCCCTGGTGGTGTTCCTCGCCGGGTTCGCCACCCTGGACTCCTCGCTCCTGGACGCGGCCCGTGTGGACGGGGCGTCACTACCCCAGGTCCTCTGGCACGTGATCATCCCGAGCCTCGCGCGCACCATCCAGTTCGTCTTCGTGACCACGATGATCGGGATGCTGACCTCGATGTTCGGACTGCTCTTCGTTATGACCAGCGGCGGCCCGGAGGGATCGACGTACCTGCCGGAGTACTACATCTGGATCCAACAGGGTCAGATGAACCGCCCGGCCCTCGCGTCGGCCGCGTCGACGATTCTCTTCGTGATCATGCTCGTGGTGGGGATGCTGCAGATCAAACTGCTCGAGCGAGCAGGAAGGGACAACTGA